The region TGCGGCTCTTCATACAGCGACTTGATCACGACCTTGCGAATCTCCGGGCGGTCGGGGATCTGGAACAGCACCGGCGTCAGCATCTCCTCGAAGATCCCCCTCAGACTGCGGGCACCCACTTTGTACTCGAACGCCATTTCGGCGATCTGCAGGAAAGCCGCGTGCTCGATTTCCAGTTCGACACCCTCTTCCCTGAGCGTTTCGCAAAACTGGTTATAGATCGAATTGCGCGGCTCGATCATGATCTTCACCAGTAGTTCCTTGGACAGGTTCTGGAGGTTGGCGACGACAGGCAGACGCCCGGCAAACTCCGGTATCAGCCCGAACTTGAACAGATCGTTCGGCTTCACGCGCGAATTCAATCGATCGAGGACTTTTTGATTCTCGCCGCCGTCGACGGAAATGAAACCGAATGCGTGGCTCGTTGCGGTGATGCTCTCCAGACCGACGAAAGCGCCCGCGCAAATGAAAAGAATATTCATCGTGTCGAGCGTCTGCGCGCTGCCCAGTCTGACCGAGGCTCCTTCCATGATCTTCAAGAGTGCGTGCTGCACCCGCTCTCCCGACGTGCCGCGTTGCTCGCCTTCGGAAGTTTTCAGCTTGTCGATCTCGTCGATAAAGACAATGCCGCGCTCGGCCATGGCGATATCCCCGTCCGCCTTTTCCAGCAGGCGCTGCAGCAGCGCCTCGATCTCTTCGTTGACATATTTGGATTGCGCCAGCGAAGTGGCATTGGCCGTGACGAAAGGTACCCGTGCGATGCGGGACAGGGTTTCGCAAAGCAGCGTCTTGCCGGTTCCCGTCGGCCCGA is a window of Sideroxydans sp. CL21 DNA encoding:
- the clpX gene encoding ATP-dependent Clp protease ATP-binding subunit ClpX, yielding MDDSNGQQATARKLTPSAIADYLNQYVVGQEDAKKVLSVALYSHNRRFGKRQPGSVEIAKSNILLIGPTGTGKTLLCETLSRIARVPFVTANATSLAQSKYVNEEIEALLQRLLEKADGDIAMAERGIVFIDEIDKLKTSEGEQRGTSGERVQHALLKIMEGASVRLGSAQTLDTMNILFICAGAFVGLESITATSHAFGFISVDGGENQKVLDRLNSRVKPNDLFKFGLIPEFAGRLPVVANLQNLSKELLVKIMIEPRNSIYNQFCETLREEGVELEIEHAAFLQIAEMAFEYKVGARSLRGIFEEMLTPVLFQIPDRPEIRKVVIKSLYEEPQLVVAS